In Arthrobacter citreus, a single genomic region encodes these proteins:
- a CDS encoding Surface layer protein has protein sequence MKIKSIINMAAVGAIIASSVVLTKPTSTGATVYVGKIVNESKAQMKKAYNSYYIPVQKTGKLANKATVVAEYNKAKKQYNYSKQTINKYSKKAKQKYLTDLNNTYKMYITKRVEPYLKATTSLDNSVKVESELQTAVLDEDLDAVIVAHSKLGKYVSSKQLSLYNHVYDAKTRKIFLNEYKDQSSKYKQYRYDVTISKKLDQTADLLEYGKLAKANTILKSVKPILNRTSATFKEDLTNEYNDLLEVYTDAIKPPTAELDYIDATNGKLTLEFDMGVSTLSIKDLKVSVSINGGTEQTITPTSITLSADKSTAFIIVDQIKATSTVQSVEYSVVYKGDRTTADPFEVSALQSN, from the coding sequence ATGAAAATTAAATCAATTATTAATATGGCAGCAGTTGGTGCTATTATTGCAAGTTCCGTTGTATTAACTAAACCTACTTCCACTGGCGCAACAGTTTACGTTGGTAAAATAGTTAACGAATCAAAAGCTCAAATGAAAAAAGCATATAACTCGTATTACATCCCAGTTCAAAAGACTGGTAAATTAGCTAATAAAGCTACTGTTGTAGCTGAATATAACAAAGCAAAAAAACAATATAATTATTCAAAACAAACGATCAATAAATATTCCAAGAAGGCAAAGCAAAAATATTTAACGGACCTTAATAACACATATAAAATGTATATTACGAAACGTGTTGAACCTTATCTAAAAGCAACGACATCTTTAGATAACTCTGTAAAGGTTGAATCTGAACTTCAAACTGCAGTTTTAGATGAAGATTTAGATGCTGTGATCGTTGCACATAGTAAACTAGGAAAATATGTATCATCGAAGCAATTATCTCTTTATAATCACGTTTATGATGCAAAAACGAGAAAAATTTTCTTGAATGAGTATAAAGATCAATCTTCTAAGTATAAACAGTATCGATATGACGTTACAATTTCTAAAAAGTTGGATCAAACTGCTGATCTATTGGAATATGGCAAATTAGCAAAAGCGAATACGATTTTGAAATCTGTTAAGCCTATATTAAATCGCACATCAGCAACATTTAAAGAAGATCTAACAAACGAATATAATGATTTATTAGAAGTATATACTGATGCAATTAAACCTCCTACTGCTGAACTCGATTATATCGATGCGACAAATGGAAAATTAACACTTGAATTTGATATGGGTGTTTCTACATTATCAATTAAAGATTTAAAAGTATCAGTAAGTATAAATGGCGGTACCGAGCAAACAATCACGCCTACTAGCATCACGCTTAGTGCTGACAAATCAACTGCATTCATTATTGTAGATCAAATTAAAGCAACTTCTACAGTACAAAGTGTAGAATACTCCGTCGTATATAAAGGTGATAGAACAACTGCAGATCCATTTGAAGTAAGTGCTTTACAATCTAATTAA
- a CDS encoding endospore germination permease — protein MNKKFIYSAHIYILVIMSTGFMLHVFIVPSVLTSTHRDSWITVVASILPFVIWTLLVFYIYKKLKNEDILSLMFKVFYKPIAYVLSAILVAYFLLAAFVTFRFTFIWANINYTQDIPDFIVVLLIVFICFYAVSKGIHTISTVAFLILPPVVFFGFLVGIGNVKNKDYGLLFPVFENGYHDFFHGFIYTCSGFFELIFILFLNSFLKDKVKIKWLIIVSFILLMLILGPLTGAIMEFGPVEAEKMRNPVYEQWKLLTLGQNITRLDFLSIYQWLSGAFIRISLNLFIANYIINYGGRKKWSLPVLSISLLVAVMVPWNASSFYNFLQYYYFPINLCFLICLMVIFLFISKLKGDSA, from the coding sequence ATGAATAAGAAGTTTATTTATTCAGCTCATATTTATATTTTAGTTATTATGTCTACCGGTTTTATGTTACATGTTTTTATTGTTCCAAGTGTTTTGACATCAACTCATCGAGATTCGTGGATTACGGTTGTTGCTAGCATTCTTCCTTTTGTGATTTGGACATTGTTAGTTTTTTATATTTATAAAAAACTGAAGAATGAAGATATTTTATCTTTAATGTTCAAAGTTTTTTATAAACCAATCGCTTACGTTTTATCAGCTATTTTGGTAGCTTATTTTTTATTAGCAGCATTCGTTACTTTTCGATTTACATTTATATGGGCAAATATAAATTATACGCAGGATATTCCAGATTTTATTGTTGTGTTATTAATTGTATTTATTTGCTTTTATGCAGTTTCCAAAGGGATTCATACAATCAGTACGGTTGCATTTTTAATTTTACCGCCGGTCGTTTTTTTTGGATTTTTAGTAGGCATTGGCAATGTTAAAAACAAAGACTATGGATTACTATTTCCTGTATTTGAAAATGGGTATCATGATTTTTTCCATGGGTTTATTTATACTTGTTCTGGATTTTTTGAGTTGATTTTTATATTATTTTTAAATTCATTTTTAAAAGATAAAGTAAAAATAAAATGGCTTATTATAGTAAGTTTTATATTATTAATGTTAATTTTGGGACCATTGACAGGGGCAATAATGGAATTTGGACCTGTTGAAGCAGAGAAAATGAGAAATCCAGTTTATGAGCAATGGAAACTTTTAACGCTAGGACAGAATATTACTAGATTGGATTTTTTATCAATTTATCAATGGTTGTCAGGCGCTTTTATTCGGATTAGTTTAAACTTGTTTATCGCAAATTACATTATCAATTATGGCGGACGAAAGAAATGGAGTTTACCAGTATTATCAATTTCACTATTAGTGGCAGTTATGGTTCCTTGGAATGCGTCGTCTTTTTATAACTTTTTACAGTACTATTACTTTCCAATCAATTTATGTTTTTTAATATGTTTAATGGTAATCTTTTTATTTATCTCAAAATTAAAAGGTGATTCAGCATGA
- a CDS encoding ABC transporter substrate-binding protein — translation MKKFLLSMLSVLVTFSLLAFNTSVSEAATKKITVKDFANRTVTFKKAPTRVAILSAGDLSTVKALGSKIVGRPTTVTPVDSSLKKITQIGTVYSPSYEKIVSVKPDVVIATTAFKANIKKVEKLGVKVVITSGASVNDIKKSITLLGKVLNKGKKAKVLTGKIDSRIKKFSKSKTNVRAVILFGSGSNSLVALPSSFSGDVLKKTGGVNIASSFSQVKDFPGYANLSTERIVKSNPDVIFMITHTDQKKTKAAMVKLMSSSSWKNLKAVKKKNVIFLPSDLFAASPGVKITNALDYMNKELLKVKAKKNK, via the coding sequence ATGAAAAAGTTTTTATTAAGCATGTTATCGGTTTTAGTAACTTTTAGCTTACTAGCATTTAATACTTCGGTTTCTGAAGCAGCAACAAAAAAAATCACTGTAAAGGATTTTGCAAATAGAACAGTGACATTTAAGAAAGCTCCAACACGAGTAGCGATATTAAGTGCTGGTGATCTAAGCACAGTTAAAGCATTAGGTTCTAAAATTGTCGGCCGTCCAACGACAGTTACACCAGTTGATTCTAGCTTAAAAAAAATTACTCAAATTGGAACAGTTTATTCACCAAGCTATGAAAAAATTGTTAGTGTAAAACCTGACGTTGTTATTGCGACTACTGCATTTAAAGCAAATATTAAAAAAGTAGAAAAGCTTGGAGTAAAGGTTGTTATCACTTCTGGAGCATCAGTTAATGATATTAAAAAAAGTATTACTTTACTTGGGAAAGTGTTAAACAAAGGGAAAAAAGCAAAAGTATTAACAGGTAAAATTGATAGCCGTATAAAAAAATTTAGTAAAAGTAAAACAAATGTTAGAGCGGTTATTTTGTTTGGCTCAGGTTCAAATTCTTTAGTTGCTCTTCCAAGTTCATTCTCAGGAGATGTATTAAAGAAAACAGGTGGAGTAAATATAGCTTCAAGTTTCTCACAAGTTAAAGATTTCCCTGGTTATGCAAACTTAAGTACAGAGAGAATTGTTAAAAGTAATCCAGATGTTATTTTTATGATTACTCATACAGACCAAAAGAAAACAAAGGCAGCTATGGTTAAGCTAATGTCTTCAAGTTCATGGAAAAATTTAAAAGCAGTTAAAAAGAAAAATGTTATTTTCTTACCAAGTGACTTATTTGCAGCTAGTCCAGGTGTGAAAATTACGAATGCTTTAGATTATATGAACAAAGAGTTATTAAAAGTTAAAGCTAAGAAAAACAAATAA
- a CDS encoding heme iron utilization protein has translation MQKQPSIETIKQKYIEFVNESKTFSISTLDQNGNPFISYAPFVKHEGKLYIFISGITEHYKFIEENELIHIMMIADDSKSPNLFARERVRFQCTSENIGNDHKEEIFSKFEEIHGASMIKLLRGLADMSLFELTPIHGRYVVGFGSAYDVDLSGNKFEHVIVDKNK, from the coding sequence ATGCAAAAACAACCATCAATTGAAACAATCAAACAGAAATATATCGAATTTGTTAACGAATCAAAAACTTTCTCCATTAGTACGCTAGATCAAAATGGCAATCCTTTTATTAGTTACGCACCTTTTGTTAAGCATGAGGGAAAACTATATATATTTATAAGTGGTATTACAGAGCACTATAAATTTATTGAGGAGAATGAATTGATTCATATCATGATGATTGCCGATGACTCTAAATCACCTAATCTATTTGCAAGAGAACGTGTTCGTTTTCAATGCACGTCTGAAAACATTGGGAATGATCATAAAGAAGAAATTTTTTCCAAGTTCGAGGAAATTCATGGCGCATCAATGATAAAACTACTTCGAGGACTAGCTGATATGTCATTATTTGAACTTACTCCTATCCATGGGAGATATGTCGTTGGATTTGGATCTGCGTACGACGTCGATCTTTCTGGAAATAAATTTGAACATGTTATAGTTGATAAAAATAAATAA
- the cobU gene encoding bifunctional adenosylcobinamide kinase/adenosylcobinamide-phosphate guanylyltransferase → MKNLIFVIGGARSGKSSYAERRIKELQSNQNDVVYIATAIPTDGDMNERIKRHQEERSSDWHTVEQYKQFNKLKMEEKFLQAKYVIVDCMTVMITNLMFERYTDIDFETINNEQINELELFIEKEVNELIDVCKQLEKSLLIVSNEVGYGLVPAYRLGRIFRDIAGRINQKIASRAEEVILVTAGIPLRIK, encoded by the coding sequence GTGAAGAATTTGATTTTTGTGATTGGAGGAGCTCGAAGTGGAAAGAGTTCTTACGCAGAAAGAAGAATAAAAGAATTACAATCAAATCAAAATGATGTTGTTTATATTGCTACAGCTATTCCAACAGATGGAGACATGAATGAAAGAATAAAAAGACATCAAGAAGAACGTTCAAGTGATTGGCATACTGTTGAGCAATATAAACAATTTAACAAGTTAAAAATGGAAGAAAAATTTTTACAAGCGAAGTATGTAATAGTAGATTGCATGACAGTTATGATTACTAATTTAATGTTCGAACGATATACCGATATTGATTTTGAAACGATAAATAATGAACAAATTAACGAGTTAGAATTATTTATAGAAAAAGAAGTGAATGAACTGATTGATGTTTGTAAACAACTTGAAAAGTCATTATTAATTGTATCGAATGAAGTAGGATATGGACTAGTTCCAGCTTATAGGCTTGGCAGGATTTTTAGAGATATTGCTGGGCGAATAAATCAAAAAATTGCATCTAGAGCTGAAGAAGTGATCCTCGTCACGGCTGGTATACCACTAAGAATAAAGTAG
- a CDS encoding histidine phosphatase family protein, giving the protein MRIILIRHTESIGNKQKVYAGKTDFDLTEAGLLQMKKVVSQLSKMIDSTSNYTLYSSPLRRCTALSEEIEVLTGVSKKIDSRLHETNFGLFEGKSYAELLKEVPEIVEKWNKDLINFQIPNGESLKQCADRVNEFVREMIALNEDIIVVTHGGIMKLLLLNFLHLDLSQFWKFYTSNGCIIEIEYNDGFGFLKNIIQLN; this is encoded by the coding sequence ATGAGAATAATTTTAATTAGGCATACAGAGAGCATTGGAAACAAACAGAAGGTTTATGCAGGGAAGACGGATTTTGATCTAACGGAAGCTGGCTTACTTCAAATGAAAAAAGTCGTTTCTCAGTTATCCAAAATGATTGATTCGACGTCAAACTACACTTTGTATTCAAGTCCGCTTCGCAGATGTACGGCATTAAGTGAAGAGATTGAAGTGTTAACAGGTGTATCCAAAAAAATTGATAGCCGATTACATGAAACAAATTTTGGATTATTCGAAGGGAAATCATATGCTGAACTTTTAAAAGAAGTACCTGAAATTGTTGAAAAGTGGAACAAAGATTTAATAAATTTTCAAATTCCGAATGGAGAAAGCCTAAAGCAGTGTGCAGATCGAGTGAATGAATTTGTGCGTGAGATGATTGCATTAAATGAAGACATAATCGTTGTTACGCATGGAGGCATTATGAAGCTCCTACTCTTAAATTTCCTCCATTTAGATTTAAGCCAATTTTGGAAGTTTTATACAAGTAATGGATGTATTATTGAAATTGAATATAATGATGGGTTTGGATTTTTGAAAAATATTATTCAACTTAATTAA
- a CDS encoding Ger(x)C family spore germination protein, with amino-acid sequence MKKLLIITLMVFQLFVLTGCWGERTIIDQTLVTSFGIDFKDDQFVVTIQALNFSNIAKQESGALQIPAPPLIGQAKGKSIQEAFTKLESNSPIPLYYGHINSVILSKSVIESKLKEVNSFISGRPLLRYTMWIYGTDRDIKEILLSQSFFNLPFLYTVVTNPNDKSRGDLIVLSMQFHQYISRYSQPVGTLLIPSLGIEDKKFEEKNLDKVAYINGAYAVSQQKYKGQVSVKDLKALDFIEQKNYTLPLTLDSGNLNLVVRSSRGSVKVVKGGKKPKYIIKVKTKVAIVQNEHHLSKKKISAKISRRIKKEILKTIKKGEELHADLLNISEKPYRYDRKEWDIKTLNEIDIKLIKDIKVDVDILGSKVYKR; translated from the coding sequence ATGAAAAAATTACTAATTATTACGTTGATGGTATTTCAATTATTCGTTTTAACCGGTTGTTGGGGAGAGCGAACGATTATTGATCAAACATTAGTCACAAGTTTTGGAATTGATTTTAAAGACGATCAGTTTGTTGTAACGATTCAAGCTCTTAATTTTTCGAATATCGCTAAACAAGAGAGCGGTGCATTACAAATACCTGCTCCACCGTTAATTGGTCAAGCAAAAGGTAAAAGTATACAGGAGGCGTTTACTAAATTAGAATCAAATTCACCAATTCCTTTATATTACGGACATATAAACAGTGTCATTTTGAGTAAATCAGTCATCGAAAGTAAATTAAAGGAAGTTAATTCATTTATAAGCGGAAGACCATTATTAAGATATACAATGTGGATTTATGGTACGGATCGGGATATCAAAGAAATCCTATTGAGTCAAAGTTTCTTTAATTTACCTTTTTTATATACAGTAGTAACGAATCCTAATGATAAAAGCAGAGGGGACTTAATCGTTTTAAGCATGCAATTCCATCAATATATTTCGAGATACAGCCAACCTGTTGGGACTTTGTTAATTCCTTCATTAGGGATCGAAGATAAGAAATTTGAAGAAAAAAATTTAGATAAAGTAGCTTATATTAATGGTGCTTACGCTGTTTCTCAACAAAAATATAAAGGGCAAGTAAGTGTAAAGGATTTAAAAGCATTAGATTTTATTGAACAAAAAAATTATACCTTACCACTTACACTTGATTCAGGTAATTTAAATTTAGTAGTTAGAAGTTCCAGAGGATCAGTTAAAGTCGTAAAAGGTGGTAAAAAGCCAAAGTATATTATTAAAGTAAAAACAAAAGTAGCGATCGTGCAAAATGAGCATCATCTAAGTAAGAAGAAAATTTCTGCAAAAATTAGTAGGAGAATAAAAAAAGAGATTTTAAAAACAATTAAAAAAGGAGAAGAGCTTCATGCAGACTTGCTCAATATTTCAGAAAAGCCTTATCGGTACGATCGTAAAGAATGGGATATAAAAACGTTAAATGAAATCGATATTAAGTTAATAAAAGATATTAAAGTTGATGTTGATATTTTAGGCAGTAAAGTTTATAAAAGATAA
- a CDS encoding iron ABC transporter permease, with protein sequence MERQSNVVEKQSEPIAIKENRVHPFTKRRVTTLIFLLISIVLVVLYSTITGSVKLSLHEVWEGLFNSKDEMLHTIVWELRLPRIIVGLVVGMCLAVSGTIMQGVMKNPLADPGIIGVSSGAALMAVIIMIVLPQFIMLLPIAAFSGGFVTAMLIYSLAWQKGSSPSRIILVGVAVNSVIGAAMSALMLLFSDRVQAVLPWMAGGISGASWDQAKVVSIYAVPALVLSLFAIKHIKILNLGDEVAKILGHNVERSRFFLIVISTFLAGVAVSVSGLIGFIGLVIPHILRMIVGNDYRYVLPLSALGGGVFLVLADTSARSWFDPIELPVGVLLSFLGGPFFLYILNKGGKTRAFN encoded by the coding sequence ATGGAGAGGCAATCTAATGTAGTTGAAAAACAGAGTGAGCCAATAGCAATTAAAGAAAATAGGGTACATCCGTTTACAAAGAGACGAGTAACAACACTAATCTTTTTATTAATTTCGATTGTACTGGTTGTACTTTATTCAACAATTACTGGAAGCGTTAAGCTTAGTCTACATGAAGTTTGGGAAGGTTTATTTAATTCAAAGGATGAGATGCTTCATACAATTGTTTGGGAGTTAAGATTACCACGAATCATTGTCGGATTAGTAGTTGGGATGTGTTTGGCAGTTTCAGGTACAATCATGCAAGGTGTGATGAAAAACCCGCTTGCAGATCCTGGAATAATCGGTGTATCTTCAGGAGCTGCATTAATGGCAGTCATTATTATGATTGTTCTCCCTCAATTCATCATGCTATTACCAATCGCTGCTTTTTCAGGTGGTTTTGTAACAGCTATGTTGATATACAGTTTAGCGTGGCAAAAAGGGTCATCTCCTTCAAGAATTATATTAGTAGGAGTAGCTGTAAATTCTGTCATTGGAGCTGCGATGAGCGCATTAATGTTATTATTTAGCGACCGAGTTCAAGCAGTTTTGCCATGGATGGCTGGAGGGATTTCAGGAGCATCTTGGGACCAAGCAAAGGTCGTTTCAATTTATGCGGTACCTGCTTTAGTCTTATCGCTTTTTGCAATTAAACATATTAAGATTCTTAACTTAGGTGATGAAGTAGCAAAAATCCTTGGTCATAATGTAGAGCGTAGTAGATTCTTTTTAATCGTAATTAGTACATTTTTAGCCGGTGTTGCGGTAAGTGTGTCTGGATTAATCGGCTTTATAGGACTTGTTATTCCACATATTTTGAGAATGATTGTTGGAAATGACTATCGATATGTTTTACCATTATCAGCATTAGGTGGGGGAGTATTTCTAGTACTTGCAGACACAAGTGCACGAAGCTGGTTTGACCCAATTGAATTGCCTGTAGGTGTATTACTTTCATTCTTAGGTGGACCGTTCTTCCTATACATTTTAAATAAAGGGGGAAAAACTCGTGCTTTTAACTAA
- a CDS encoding spore germination protein yields MTKEPRTLNLLEFMESFNHSSDIDFRTKSYQEGEDSHFVIIMFCPNLIDMQFSNQIINDIFNIVQKEEKFNFELLRNIVEVKRLKKESNLKKEVEENLFSGDLVIFSSYLNDVFFISVANPPKRSPEESNLENSIRGPRDGFVENISDNMALIRQRLKTSTLKSVEYTIGERSRTKVLLVYIEDIINPSILSDVKQRLSLIKKDVVLSSYEIEEALYDKPFSIFPLLDNIGRPDFIVQSLNQGRFAVIVDGNPTCLIGPTNLNQLVYSPEDIHASFYYVNVVRYLRIMAIITTIFLPGFYIALITYHLDQVPYPFLATIGMSRNGLPFSAPLEATLMLGFFELFKEAGIRLPKAVGQTVAVLGGLFIGDAAIRAGLTSPSMLVVVAVTVISGYTLINQNISGNIVILRFLVLFLSSGLGLIGFFTGFFLLGTMVVSLESFGQPYISLLSVPSKSDFLNVVIKLPQRFKVKRNQSLHPVDEDRQKE; encoded by the coding sequence ATGACAAAAGAACCGAGAACTCTAAACTTACTAGAATTTATGGAGTCATTTAATCACTCGTCAGATATCGATTTTAGAACGAAATCATATCAAGAAGGTGAAGACTCGCATTTTGTGATCATTATGTTTTGTCCAAACTTAATTGATATGCAATTTAGTAATCAAATTATCAATGACATTTTTAATATAGTCCAAAAAGAAGAGAAATTTAATTTTGAGTTACTAAGAAATATAGTGGAAGTTAAAAGATTGAAGAAAGAATCTAATCTTAAAAAAGAAGTTGAAGAAAATTTATTTTCGGGGGATTTAGTCATATTTAGTTCCTACTTAAATGATGTCTTCTTTATTTCAGTTGCCAACCCTCCTAAACGAAGTCCTGAAGAGTCTAATTTAGAAAATTCTATTCGTGGGCCAAGAGATGGATTCGTTGAAAATATTTCAGATAATATGGCATTAATTCGTCAAAGACTTAAGACATCAACATTAAAAAGTGTCGAGTATACAATCGGTGAACGAAGTCGAACGAAGGTTTTATTAGTTTACATTGAGGATATTATTAATCCTTCAATTCTTTCAGATGTGAAACAACGTCTAAGTTTAATTAAAAAAGATGTGGTATTAAGTAGCTATGAAATTGAGGAAGCTTTATATGATAAACCTTTCTCAATATTTCCTCTTCTAGATAATATAGGTAGGCCAGATTTCATTGTACAGTCATTGAATCAAGGGAGATTTGCGGTAATTGTTGATGGAAATCCTACTTGTCTAATTGGTCCAACAAATTTAAATCAGCTCGTATATTCTCCAGAGGATATACATGCCAGTTTTTATTATGTGAATGTCGTAAGGTACTTAAGAATAATGGCAATCATCACAACGATTTTTCTACCTGGTTTTTATATTGCATTGATAACGTATCATTTAGATCAAGTACCATATCCATTCCTTGCGACAATTGGTATGTCAAGAAATGGGTTGCCATTTTCAGCACCACTAGAGGCGACTTTAATGTTAGGTTTTTTTGAATTATTCAAAGAAGCGGGGATTCGTTTACCAAAAGCAGTAGGACAAACTGTAGCTGTTTTAGGAGGGCTATTTATTGGTGATGCTGCTATACGAGCAGGTTTAACCTCACCATCTATGCTTGTTGTAGTAGCTGTAACTGTTATTTCAGGCTATACATTAATTAATCAGAATATCTCAGGAAATATTGTCATTCTCCGCTTTTTAGTTTTATTTTTATCATCTGGTCTAGGTTTAATTGGATTTTTTACTGGCTTTTTTCTATTAGGAACAATGGTCGTTTCATTAGAAAGCTTCGGTCAACCTTATATATCATTATTATCAGTTCCAAGTAAATCAGACTTTTTAAATGTTGTTATAAAGTTGCCACAAAGATTTAAAGTGAAAAGAAATCAATCACTCCATCCTGTTGATGAAGACCGTCAGAAGGAGTGA
- the cobS gene encoding adenosylcobinamide-GDP ribazoletransferase, with protein sequence MNRFKMVLSFFSTIPVKNYEFIEAELGKGIRLVPLVGVLFGIILVSLESGISFILDKDSVAFLILLLYLLLTGGLHFDGVADTSDGIFSHRSKERILEIMKDSRIGAFGVISLIILFLGDWLFLTKSTAFVIFLFPIVGRCIALFVCRLSTYARNEGFGSQFIIEAKKNSSVIVLILYMLLICLGSVLLNEMGIIMAIFVTFIFVGFVTKRINQKIDGITGDVIGFTIEVSQLCFLIFAVIGERLI encoded by the coding sequence ATGAATCGATTTAAAATGGTACTCAGTTTTTTTTCAACAATACCAGTTAAAAACTATGAGTTTATAGAAGCTGAACTAGGAAAAGGAATAAGATTGGTTCCTTTAGTAGGAGTATTGTTTGGTATTATTCTTGTTAGTTTGGAAAGTGGAATATCGTTCATTTTGGACAAAGATTCGGTAGCTTTTCTTATTTTACTATTATATTTACTTTTAACAGGTGGATTGCATTTTGATGGAGTTGCAGATACATCAGATGGAATATTTAGTCATCGTTCTAAAGAAAGAATACTCGAAATTATGAAAGATAGTCGTATTGGTGCTTTTGGCGTTATTTCTTTAATCATTCTATTTTTAGGAGACTGGTTATTTCTTACGAAGAGTACGGCGTTTGTGATTTTTTTGTTTCCGATTGTAGGAAGATGTATAGCTCTGTTTGTTTGTCGATTAAGTACTTATGCTAGAAATGAAGGATTTGGAAGTCAGTTTATTATAGAAGCAAAAAAAAATAGTTCTGTCATTGTATTAATTTTATATATGTTACTCATTTGTTTAGGCAGTGTCTTACTAAACGAAATGGGGATTATTATGGCAATCTTTGTGACATTTATTTTCGTCGGATTTGTAACGAAGAGGATCAATCAAAAAATTGATGGAATTACTGGCGATGTCATTGGATTTACGATTGAAGTGTCTCAATTATGCTTTTTAATTTTTGCTGTTATTGGTGAGAGATTAATATGA
- a CDS encoding ECF transporter S component, producing the protein MGKLNTKRIVLLSLFIALSAILSNIKIIYSIAFDSLPAFLAAILLSPIAGGVVGALGHLLTAFTSGFPFTVPVHLFIAIQMLVIVWIYGVLFKKINKYIAMIVAIILNGPVATILSGLLIAYLNHSFTFKTVSSFFILMVLPLTLASAVNIVLAYILQKVMKRANFKI; encoded by the coding sequence ATGGGGAAATTGAACACAAAAAGAATAGTTTTACTTTCATTGTTTATCGCATTAAGTGCAATTTTGTCTAATATAAAAATTATTTATTCAATTGCATTTGATTCATTGCCGGCTTTTCTTGCTGCAATCTTATTATCTCCAATTGCCGGCGGGGTTGTAGGAGCGCTTGGTCATCTTCTTACAGCATTTACATCTGGTTTTCCATTTACAGTACCAGTGCATTTATTTATTGCAATTCAAATGCTTGTGATCGTTTGGATTTATGGCGTATTATTTAAAAAAATAAACAAATACATTGCGATGATCGTCGCAATTATTTTAAATGGTCCAGTTGCAACAATATTAAGCGGTCTATTAATTGCTTATTTAAATCATTCATTTACATTTAAGACTGTGAGTAGTTTTTTTATCTTGATGGTTCTGCCATTAACTTTAGCATCAGCGGTAAATATTGTATTAGCATATATACTTCAAAAGGTGATGAAACGTGCAAACTTCAAAATTTAG